The Haloarcula sp. DT43 genome includes a region encoding these proteins:
- a CDS encoding acetate--CoA ligase family protein — translation MTNSPIAAARADGRQRLTEAEGKRLLADAGIETPPFALCDTAEAAVEAADDIGYPVVVKVSAPSVTHKSEWADGAGVAVGLDSAAAVREAATRIFDAAADRAVEAEVLVEAAMDVDAGTEVIVGGLRDPSFGPVVLTGLGGVFTEVFEDTSHRIAPIDAAEARAAIEDLQAARLLEGYRGSDPADVAALAEVVATVGDLVTDHPIAELDVNPVLASADGAVALDALVVLDGEAATPAGAEPEGQR, via the coding sequence ATGACTAACAGCCCCATCGCGGCCGCCCGCGCGGACGGCCGGCAGCGACTCACCGAGGCGGAGGGCAAGCGCCTGCTCGCGGACGCGGGCATCGAGACGCCGCCGTTCGCGCTCTGTGACACCGCCGAGGCGGCCGTCGAGGCGGCCGACGACATCGGCTATCCGGTCGTCGTGAAGGTGTCCGCGCCGTCGGTCACTCACAAGAGCGAGTGGGCCGACGGCGCGGGCGTGGCCGTCGGACTCGACTCGGCCGCGGCGGTCCGCGAGGCCGCCACCCGTATCTTCGACGCCGCGGCCGACCGGGCCGTGGAGGCCGAGGTACTCGTCGAGGCCGCGATGGACGTCGACGCCGGGACGGAGGTCATCGTCGGCGGGCTCCGGGACCCCTCCTTCGGCCCGGTCGTGCTGACGGGGCTTGGCGGGGTATTCACCGAGGTGTTCGAGGACACCAGCCACCGAATCGCGCCAATCGACGCGGCCGAGGCGCGCGCCGCCATCGAGGACCTGCAGGCCGCGCGCCTGCTGGAGGGGTATCGCGGGAGCGACCCCGCTGACGTGGCCGCGCTCGCAGAGGTGGTCGCCACCGTGGGTGACCTCGTGACCGACCACCCAATCGCCGAACTCGACGTCAACCCCGTTCTGGCGTCCGCCGACGGGGCCGTCGCGCTCGACGCGCTCGTGGTTCTCGACGGCGAGGCTGCCACGCCAGCCGGTGCCGAACCGGAGGGACAGCGATGA
- a CDS encoding acyl-CoA thioesterase, producing MSYERVWTVRFSDSDPFGIAHYPRIVDALHETSDMFMEEIGYPFWTISQDHGFGLPLVEIDFEFESPVEAGDEVTIALTPDVGTRSVRFDYTATCDGQVAFEGYEQRVCAEHGGGGAIEVPEGLRDAMAAYADQ from the coding sequence ATGAGCTACGAACGCGTCTGGACCGTTCGGTTCTCGGACAGCGACCCGTTCGGCATCGCCCACTACCCGCGCATCGTCGACGCGCTCCACGAGACCTCTGACATGTTCATGGAGGAAATCGGCTACCCGTTCTGGACCATCTCCCAGGACCACGGCTTCGGCCTGCCGCTGGTCGAAATCGACTTCGAGTTCGAGTCGCCCGTCGAGGCTGGCGACGAGGTGACCATCGCTCTCACGCCCGACGTCGGGACCCGGAGCGTCCGGTTCGACTACACGGCGACCTGCGACGGGCAGGTCGCGTTCGAGGGGTACGAACAGCGGGTGTGTGCCGAACACGGCGGCGGCGGGGCCATCGAGGTCCCCGAGGGCCTGCGCGACGCCATGGCGGCGTACGCCGACCAGTGA